The following coding sequences lie in one Capsicum annuum cultivar UCD-10X-F1 chromosome 5, UCD10Xv1.1, whole genome shotgun sequence genomic window:
- the LOC107872270 gene encoding transcription factor bHLH30 — translation MYQFPSFYELGVNTCSDSYNNFLHEFINSSSSDQMFNNNNNINYVESSSVSPRSMAEAKAIAANKSHSEAERRRRKRINGHLATLRTLLPNTIKTDKASLLAEAVRCVRELKKTTSELEATTTTMSEYDDNDDNKDHTTFMKTVMFPSESDELNISYCRSNSSSSNNNSTDNSNETLIIKASICCEDRPDIMMELKRALNSVQCKVVRAEMSTVGGRIKCVLWLELLENGCKDGLLVQLRRALKVVMDKNNFGPQNMGQDLLGNKRPRLLGGPMNYV, via the exons atgtatcaatttCCAAGTTTTTATGAACTAGGGGTGAATACATGTTCAGATTCATATAATaattttcttcatgaatttaTAAATTCATCATCAAGTGATCAaatgtttaataataataataatattaattatgttGAAAGTTCAAGTGTTAGTCCAAGATCAATGGCTGAAGCTAAAGCAATTGCAGCAAATAAAAGTCATAGTGAAGctgaaagaagaagaagaaaaagaattaatggACATCTTGCTACTCTTAGAACTCTCCTTCCCAACACTAtcaaa ACAGACAAGGCCTCTTTACTAGCAGAGGCAGTTAGGTGTGTAAGGGAGCTAAAAAAGACAACATCAGAACtagaagcaacaacaacaacaatgtctGAATACGACGACAACGACGACAACAAGGATCACACGACATTTATGAAGACAGTAATGTTTCCGAGTGAATCGGACGAATTAAATATAAGTTACTGtcgtagtaatagtagtagtagtaataataacaGTACTGATAATTCGAACGAAACGTTGATAATAAAAGCATCAATATGTTGTGAGGATAGGCCAGATATAATGATGGAATTAAAAAGGGCATTAAATAGTGTACAATGTAAAGTTGTAAGGGCAGAAATGTCAACAGTAGGAGGGAGAATTAAGTGTGTATTGTGGCTAGAATTGTTAGAAAATGGATGCAAAGATGGGCTATTAGTGCAATTAAGAAGGGCATTGAAAGTGGTtatggataaaaataattttggccCACAAAATATGGGCCAAGATTTGTTGGGGAACAAAAGGCCACGTTTACTTGGGGGACCAATGAattatgtttga
- the LOC107870146 gene encoding putative disease resistance RPP13-like protein 1 translates to MEIGLAVGGAFLNVLFDRLARRVELLKMFHDDGLLEKLGNILVGLQIVLSDAENKQASNQLVRQWLNKLQSAVDSAENLMEQVNYEALKLKVEGQHQNLAETCNQQVFRFFSECCGRRLSDDFFLNTKKKLEDTIKSLEELEKQIGRLGLQRYFDSGKKLETRTPSTSVIESDVFGRQNEKKELIDLLLSKDASEKNLTVVPIVGMGGVGKTTLAKAAYNDEKLQSHFNLTAWFCVSEPYDAFRITKGLLQDIGSFDLKDDDNLNRLQVKLKEKLNGKRFLIVLDDVWNDNYNEWDDLRNIFVHGDIGSKIIVTTRKESVALMMRSEQISMDTLSIDDSWSLFKRHAFENMDPMEHPELEEVGKKIAAKCKGLPLALKTLAGLLRSESEVEGWRRILRSEIWDLSNNDILPALMLSYDELPPYLKPCFSYCAIFPKDYPFRKEQVIHLWIANGLVVPRGDERIQDLGNQFFLELRSRSLFERVRNPFQGNTEEFLMHDLVNDLAQIASSKVCVRLEECQGSHMLDRSRHLSYSMGLGGGFEKLTPVYKLEQLRTFLPINIQGLWGIKLSERVLHNILPSLTSLRALSLSHYWIKELPKDLFIKLKLLRFLDLSRTKITKLPNSICALYNLEIFLLSSCDDLEELPPQMEKLINLRHLDISNTSCLKMPLHLSKLKSLQVLVGAEFLLGGPCGWRMEDLGEAHCLYGSLSILELQNVFDRREAQNANMREKYHVEKLSLEWSESNADNSQTERDILDELCPHTNIKALQISGYRGTQFSNWLADHSFLKLLVQLSLSNCKDCFSLPALGQLPCLKFLSIKEMLRITEITEEFYGSPSSKKPFNSLEELVFAKMPEWKQWHVLGNGEFPALRNLSIEDCPKLVGKFTENLCSLTKLRISRCPELNLETPIQLSSLKSFRVTGSPKVGVLFDDAELFTSQLVGMKQIVLLEISGCDSLTSLPISILPNSLKTIRIGHCRKFQMGASDSSSKMISNMFLEELDLVEFESVPRARYLRVISCHNLTRFLIPNGGTERLQIMFCGNLEILLSMACATQMTSLSIFGCKKLKRLPECMQELLPSLKELRLFLCPEIEPFPDGGLPFNLQYLEIRDCEKLVNGRKEWRLQRLLSLRELVIFHNGSDEEIVGGENWELPYSIQSLTIRNLKTLSSQLLNSLTSLESLWTRNLPQVQSLLEEGLPSSLSELCLYDHHELHSIPTEGLRHLTSLRCLVINQCPNIQSLAESALPSSLSELTIKHCPNLHSLPESSVPSSLSELTIKHCPNLQSLPESSLPSSLSELTIKHCPNLQSLPKSAPSSLSKLTIENCPNLQSLPLKGMPSSLSKLSIRNCPLLKPLVKFDKGEYWPEIAHFSNINIDGEYL, encoded by the coding sequence ACTCTGCTGAAAACTTAATGGAACAAGTTAATTATGAGGCTTTGAAGCTTAAAGTGGAAGGTCAACATCAAAATCTTGCAGAGACATGTAACCAGCAAGTATTTCGATTTTTTTCAGAGTGCTGTGGACGGCGCTTGagtgatgatttttttcttaacaCAAAGAAGAAGTTGGAAGACACCATTAAAAGTTTGGAGGAGTTAGAAAAGCAAATTGGTCGACTTGGCTTACAGAGGTATTTCGATTCGGGTAAGAAACTAGAAACTAGAACACCTTCAACTTCTGTGATTGAATCTGATGTCTTTGGTAGGCAGAATGAAAAAAAGGAATTGATTGACCTTTTATTGTCCAAGGATGCAAGTGAAAAAAATCTGACTGTTGTCCCTATTGTTGGAATGGGGGGCGTGGGTAAGACAACACTTGCTAAAGCTGCTTACAATGATGAGAAGTTGCAAAGCCATTTTAATTTGACAGCTTGGTTTTGTGTGTCTGAGCCATATGATGCTTTCAGAATAACAAAAGGGTTACTTCAAGATATTGGCTCATTTGACTTAAAGGATGACGATAATCTTAATCGGTTACAAGTCAAGTTGAAGGAAAAACTAAATGGAAAAAGGTTTCTCATTGTTCTAGATGATGTGTGGAATGACAACTACAATGAGTGGGATGACTTGAGGAATATTTTTGTTCACGGAGATATTGGAAGTAAGATCATTGTGACGACACGTAAAGAGAGTGTTGCCTTGATGATGCGATCTGAGCAAATTAGCATGGACACCTTGTCTATTGATGACTCTTGGTCTTTATTTAAAAGACATGCATTTGAAAACATGGACCCTATGGAACATCCGGAACTTGAAGAGGTCGGGAAAAAAATTGCAGCTAAGTGCAAAGGACTGCCCTTAGCTCTGAAGACGCTCGCTGGCTTGTTACGCTCCGAATCAGAGGTTGAAGGGTGGAGACGTATTTTGAGAAGTGAAATATGGGACCTGTCAAACAATGACATATTACCAGCGTTGATGTTGAGCTACGATGAACTTCCCCCATATTTAAAGCCATGCTTTTCCTATTGTGCAATATTTCCTAAAGATTATCCATTTAGGAAAGAACAAGTTATTCATCTGTGGATTGCTAATGGTCTTGTAGTACCACGGGGAGATGAAAGAATTCAAGATTTAGGCAACCAATTCTTTCTCGAGTTGAGATCAAGATCATTATTCGAAAGGGTCCGAAATCCTTTTCAAGGGAACACAGAGGAATTCTTAATGCATGACCTTGTCAATGATTTAGCCCAAATTGCATCTTCAAAAGTTTGTGTCAGGCTGGAAGAGTGCCAAGGATCTCATATGTTGGATCGAAGTCGGCACTTGTCTTATTCAATGGGACTAGGTGGTGGCTTTGAGAAATTGACACCCGTCTATAAATTGGAGCAGCTGAGGACATTTCTTCCAATCAATATCCAGGGCCTTTGGGGAATTAAGCTAAGCGAGAGGGTGCTGCATAACATACTGCCAAGTCTAACATCTTTAAGGGCATTATCATTGTCTCATTACTGGATTAAGGAGTTGCCAAAAGATTTGTTTATCAAATTAAAGCTTCTGAGATTTTTGGACCTTTCTCggacaaaaattacaaaattgcccAATTCTATCTGTGCATTGTATAACTTGGAGATATTTCTCCTGTCATCTTGTGATGATCTTGAGGAGCTACCGCCGCAGATGGAAAAGTTGATCAATTTGCGGCATCTTGACATTAGCAACACTTCTTGCTTGAAGATGCCGCTACATCTGAGCAAGTTGAAAAGCCTCCAAGTGCTAGTGGGAGCTGAATTTCTTTTAGGTGGCCCCTGTGGTTGGAGAATGGAAGATTTGGGTGAAGCACATTGCTTGTATGGATCTCTATCAATTTTAGAGCTGCAAAATGTGTTTGATAGAAGGGAAGCTCAGAACGCAAACATGAGGGAGAAGTATCATGTTGAAAAGTTATCGTTGGAGTGGAGTGAAAGTAATGCTGACAATTCACAAACTGAAAGAGACATACTTGATGAGCTATGCCCACACACAAATATAAAAGCACTCCAAATCTCCGGATATAGAGGGACACAATTTTCAAATTGGCTAGCTGATCATTCGTTTCTTAAGCTGCTAGTACAATTGTCTCTTAGCAACTGCAAGGACTGTTTTTCCTTGCCAGCACTAGGACAACTTCCTTGTTTGAAATTCCTTTCCATTAAAGAGATGCTTCGAATAACAGAGATAACGGAGGAATTCTATGGTAGTCCGTCCTCCAAAAAGCCTTTTAACTCTCTTGAGGAGCTTGTATTTGCAAAGATGCCGGAGTGGAAGCAGTGGCACGTACTAGGGAACGGAGAGTTTCCTGCACTTCGGAACCTTTCAATTGAAGATTGCCCCAAGTTGGTTGGGAAGTTCACCGAGAATCTTTGTTCTCTGACAAAGTTGAGAATCTCAAGATGTCCTGAACTCAATTTGGAGACACCCATCCAACTTTCAAGTTTAAAAAGTTTTCGAGTTACTGGTTCTCCTAAGGTTGGAGTTCTTTTTGATGACGCTGAACTGTTTACATCCCAACTTGTGGGAATGAAACAGATTGTTCTTTTAGAAATTAGTGGTTGTGACTCTCTTACCTCATTACCTATTAGCATTCTGCCGAACTCCTTGAAGACAATAAGGATAGGTCATTGCCGGAAATTTCAAATGGGGGCATCAGATAGTAGTAGTAAGATGATATCTAACATGTTTCTGGAGGAATTGGATCTGGTTGAATTTGAGTCGGTCCCAAGAGCACGATATTTGAGGGTAATTAGTTGCCACAATCTTACTAGGTTTTTGATTCCTAATGGGGGGACTGAAAGACTCCAGATTATGTTTTGTGGGAATCTTGAAATACTACTTTCGATGGCATGTGCGACCCAGATGACGTCACTGAGTATTTTCGGATGCAAAAAGCTGAAGCGGCTGCCAGAATGTATGCAGGAACTCCTTCCATCTCTTAAGGAACTGCGACTGTTTCTTTGTCCAGAAATAGAGCCCTTTCCTGATGGAGGATTACCCTTCAATTTACAATACCTTGAGATCAGGGATTGCGAGAAACTGGTGAACGGACGAAAGGAGTGGCGCTTACAGAGACTCCTCTCTCTCAGAGAGTTAGTCATCTTCCACAATGGCAGCGACGAAGAGATTGTTGGTGGTGAGAATTGGGAGTTGCCTTACTCTATTCAAAGTCTTACCATACGCAATCTGAAAACATTAAGCAGCCAACTTCTCAACAGCCTCACCTCTCTTGAATCTCTATGGACTCGTAATTTACCTCAAGTTCAGTCACTGCTGGAAGAAGGGCTTCCCTCCTCTCTTTCTGAGCTATGTTTATACGACCATCATGAGCTCCATTCAATACCGACCGAAGGTCTTCGGCACCTCACTTCACTTCGATGTCTAGTGATCAACCAGTGCCCTAATATCCAATCACTTGCAGAATCAGCGCTGCCCTCCTCCCTGTCTGAGCTGACAATCAAGCATTGCCCTAATCTCCATTCACTTCCCGAATCATCGGTTCCCTCTTCCCTTTCTGAGCTGACAATTAAACATTGCCCTAATCTCCAATCACTTCCCGAATCATCGCTTCCCTCCTCCCTTTCTGAGCTGACCATCAAGCATTGCCCTAATCTCCAATCACTTCCCAAATCAGCTCCCTCCTCCCTCTCTAAGCTGACCATCGAGAATTGCCCTAATCTCCAATCCCTTCCATTAAAAGGGATGCCCTCTTCCCTCTCTAAACTATCTATTCGCAACTGCCCATTGCTCAAACCACTAGTAAAATTTGACAAGGGGGAGTACTGGCCAGAAATCGCTCACTTCTCCAACATAAATATTGATGGCGAATACCTTTGA
- the LOC107871522 gene encoding protein PELPK2-like codes for MATSINCSIVFAIIALSLFSSISTSHAARSLLQLPNLPTIPSLPQPTMPQLPNIPNLPTTLPPLPSVSSLPTLPSIPKMTLPPMPSINPLPNMPSIPNIIPTLSPPPSN; via the coding sequence ATGGCTACTTCCATCAACTGCTCAATTGTCTTCGCGATCATAGCATTATCGCTCTTTTCAAGCATATCGACAAGTCATGCTGCTCGTAGCCTACTTCAACTTCCTAACCTGCCAACAATCCCATCACTGCCTCAACCAACAATGCCACAACTACCCAATATTCCCAACTTGCCTACAACATTGCCACCATTGCCAAGTGTATCATCTTTGCCTACATTGCCTTCTATCCCCAAAATGACACTGCCTCCAATGCCTTCCATCAATCCTCTTCCCAACATGCCATCAATTCCAAACATTATTCCTACACTTTCACCTCCTCCATCCAACTAA